The following nucleotide sequence is from Nitrospira sp..
AAGGGCATCGTCGAGACTTGCCTGATAGGACATGAAGGGCATGTCACCAATGACCAAGGCCCGCTGCGCCGCTCCCGCGACGAGTTTGGTGTGATAGAGCATGTCCTCCATCGTCACGCCGAGCGTATTGGCCTGACCCTGCACCACGATGCCGAGGGAATCCCCCACCAAGATCGTCTCGATGCCGGCCTGCTCCACAATCCGGGCAAAGAGTGCATCATAGGCCGTGACGACGGTGATCTTTCGTTTCTCCCGTTTGCATGTGAGCAACTCGGGAATCGTCATCACCCCAACTCCGCCTTGGCCAGGATCTCCGGCAACCGATCGGTCGCCTTGATGGCCATGATATGGACTCCGTCGCAGAAGGACCGGACGGCCTTGATGGTTCGCACGGCAATCTCGACACCGGCATCCAATGCATGTTTGTCTCCCGCGGCACGCAACTCGTCGATCATCGTCTGGGGCACACACACGCCCGGAATGTTGGCGTTCATGAATTCCGCCATCTTAGCGTTCCGCAGGAGGAGGATTCCGGCGAGCACCTTGACCTTAAAGGGGCGCACCGCCTCCATAAAGGTTTTGAATTGGTCCGGTTGATAGATCGCTTGCGTCTGGAAGAACTCCGCCCCCGCCCGGACCTTCACTTCGAACTTCACCAGCATCGGCCCGACCGGATCGGCTTCGGGCGTGACAGCGCCCCCGATCGTGAAGGCGGTGGCTCCATCCAGCTTGTTGCCCGCGTAATCCCGGCCTTGATTCAAGCCCTGCACCAGCTGCATGACTTGCACGGAATCGAGATCGTAGACCGGCTTGGCCTCCTTATGGTCGCCGACCGTCGGATAGTCACCGGTCAAGCAGAGGATGTTGCGGATCCCAAGAATGTGCGCCCCCATCAGGTCGGACTGCATGGCAATGCGATTGCGGTCCCGGCAGGTCAACTGCATGACCGGGTCATGTCCCATCTCATACAGGACGCGGCAGACCGGCATGGACCCGGCCCGCACGATCGCCGCGGTATTGTCGGTGACGTTCACGCCGTGGACGCGGCCGAGCAGTGCCTTGGCGCTCTCGACCACATGCGTCAGGTTTGTGCCCTTCGGCGGATTATATTCCACCGTTACGGCAAACTGCCCCTGCGCCAAGACGTCTTTCAGGCGACGCGGCTCTCGATTCATCCGGTTCTCCTATTGCATTCCTGCCATTCTCTTAGCAGATTCCACCGTGTTGTCGAGCAA
It contains:
- a CDS encoding methylenetetrahydrofolate reductase: MNREPRRLKDVLAQGQFAVTVEYNPPKGTNLTHVVESAKALLGRVHGVNVTDNTAAIVRAGSMPVCRVLYEMGHDPVMQLTCRDRNRIAMQSDLMGAHILGIRNILCLTGDYPTVGDHKEAKPVYDLDSVQVMQLVQGLNQGRDYAGNKLDGATAFTIGGAVTPEADPVGPMLVKFEVKVRAGAEFFQTQAIYQPDQFKTFMEAVRPFKVKVLAGILLLRNAKMAEFMNANIPGVCVPQTMIDELRAAGDKHALDAGVEIAVRTIKAVRSFCDGVHIMAIKATDRLPEILAKAELG